A genomic window from Massilia sp. METH4 includes:
- a CDS encoding cation:proton antiporter — translation MTVSDLRETLLFLLLAGLAVPLLQRLRINQMPGFLLVGLCFGPHGLGTWAGDAAWLADITFHDVEGVKMFGELGILFLMFMIGLELSPAKIWALRRDVFGSGTAQVALSAAVIGAIAMWFGNTPSAALTLGLTLAMSSTAVVMQLLSRAGALASPLGQACFGILMLQDLAVVPVLILVESLAGSGGALWWTLLLAVAKAAATIALVYVAGRRLARPLFAAFAVQRQPEVFVALILLLTLGVAAATAAAGLSMALGALLAGLLLADTEFQYEVEIIVEPFRGLLMGMFFMAVGMELDLRIVAQYPVLLPLSVLGLLVVKGGVVAAVLHRLGWRRAVHAGLLMGQGGEFAFIILGYGVGSGLVEGSTGQFMLVLVTASMLATPAAAALGGRIAARGGASTPEAQPSEHAYRAGHIIIGGYGRVGRLVADVLALQGIAYVAVDRDHQLAAAGRDGRCNVYSGDASMPDMMERLGVGRSAGVVLTMDDPKAALQATHALRRQYPSIPIFARARDEKHARLLKDAGASGVISETVESGLQLAHFALGAAGMPETAAGFHIGVERAERVERTTGDPVPPAPH, via the coding sequence ATGACCGTCTCCGACCTTCGCGAAACCCTCCTGTTCCTGCTGCTCGCCGGGCTGGCCGTACCCTTGCTGCAGCGGCTGCGCATCAACCAGATGCCGGGCTTCCTGCTGGTCGGCCTGTGCTTCGGCCCCCATGGCCTGGGCACGTGGGCGGGCGATGCCGCGTGGCTGGCCGACATCACGTTCCACGACGTGGAAGGCGTCAAGATGTTCGGCGAACTGGGCATCCTGTTCCTGATGTTCATGATCGGCCTGGAACTGTCGCCCGCCAAGATCTGGGCGCTGCGGCGCGACGTGTTCGGCAGCGGCACGGCGCAGGTGGCGCTCTCGGCGGCCGTGATCGGCGCGATCGCCATGTGGTTCGGCAACACGCCATCGGCCGCGCTGACGCTCGGCCTGACGCTGGCAATGTCGTCCACCGCCGTCGTCATGCAACTGCTTAGTCGCGCGGGCGCGCTGGCTTCGCCGCTGGGCCAGGCCTGCTTCGGCATCCTGATGCTGCAGGACCTGGCCGTGGTGCCGGTGCTGATCCTCGTCGAAAGCCTGGCCGGCAGCGGCGGCGCGCTGTGGTGGACCCTGCTGCTCGCGGTGGCGAAGGCCGCGGCCACCATCGCCCTGGTCTATGTGGCGGGCCGGCGCCTGGCGCGCCCGCTGTTCGCGGCCTTCGCCGTGCAGCGCCAGCCCGAGGTGTTCGTGGCGCTGATCCTGCTGCTCACGCTGGGCGTGGCGGCCGCCACCGCCGCGGCGGGTCTTTCGATGGCGCTGGGGGCCCTGCTGGCGGGGCTGCTGCTGGCGGACACCGAATTTCAGTATGAAGTCGAAATCATCGTCGAGCCATTCCGGGGCCTGTTGATGGGCATGTTCTTCATGGCCGTCGGCATGGAGCTCGACCTGCGCATCGTGGCGCAGTATCCGGTGCTGCTGCCCTTGTCCGTGCTGGGCCTGTTAGTCGTGAAGGGCGGGGTGGTCGCCGCCGTGCTCCACCGGCTGGGATGGCGGCGGGCCGTGCACGCGGGCCTGCTGATGGGGCAGGGCGGCGAGTTCGCTTTCATCATCCTGGGCTACGGGGTCGGCTCCGGGCTGGTCGAGGGATCGACGGGCCAGTTCATGCTGGTGCTGGTCACGGCCAGCATGCTGGCCACGCCGGCCGCCGCCGCGCTGGGCGGGCGCATCGCCGCGCGCGGCGGCGCCAGCACACCGGAGGCGCAACCGTCGGAACATGCGTACCGTGCCGGCCATATCATCATCGGCGGCTACGGCAGGGTGGGGCGGCTGGTGGCGGACGTGCTGGCGCTGCAGGGCATCGCCTACGTGGCCGTGGACCGCGATCACCAACTGGCCGCGGCCGGCAGGGATGGCAGGTGCAACGTGTATTCCGGCGACGCATCGATGCCGGACATGATGGAACGCCTCGGCGTGGGCCGTTCCGCCGGCGTGGTGCTGACGATGGACGATCCCAAGGCGGCCCTGCAGGCCACCCACGCGCTGCGGCGGCAGTATCCGTCGATTCCGATCTTCGCGCGGGCGCGCGACGAGAAGCACGCCCGCCTGCTGAAGGACGCCGGCGCGAGCGGGGTGATTTCCGAGACGGTGGAATCGGGCCTGCAACTGGCCCACTTCGCGCTGGGCGCCGCCGGCATGCCGGAAACGGCGGCCGGCTTCCACATCGGCGTCGAGCGGGCCGAGCGGGTCGAGCGGACCACGGGGGACCCGGTTCCGCCCGCGCCACATTGA
- the ribBA gene encoding bifunctional 3,4-dihydroxy-2-butanone-4-phosphate synthase/GTP cyclohydrolase II, with protein MTISSTEEIVAELRAGRMVILVDEEDRENEGDLVLAADFVTPEAINFMIRYARGLVCLTLSEEIVDRLELPLMATRNGTSFGTNFTVSIEAAEGVTTGISAADRARTIQVAVAKDAKPDDLVQPGHIFPLRAVKGGVLMRAGHTEAGCDLTAMAGLTPASVICEIVKDDGTMARLPDLLEFGKEHGLKIGTIADLIHYRSAKECMVERVAERELRTAHGDFRMIAFRDTPSGSAHLALVHGDVTPEEESLVRVHQPVSILDLLETEATTHSWNVSASLKAIKAAKQGVMVLLNCGETAEQLFGQLAALDKDSKPVGRAASMDLRTYGIGAQILRAIGVRRMKLLASPRKMPSMTGFDLEVTGYLAKPEA; from the coding sequence ATGACTATCTCCAGCACCGAAGAAATCGTCGCCGAACTGCGCGCCGGGCGCATGGTGATCCTGGTCGACGAAGAGGACCGCGAGAACGAGGGCGACCTGGTGCTGGCCGCCGATTTCGTCACGCCGGAAGCCATCAACTTCATGATCCGATACGCGCGCGGGCTCGTGTGCCTGACGCTCTCCGAGGAAATCGTCGACCGGCTGGAACTGCCGCTGATGGCGACCCGCAACGGCACGTCCTTCGGGACCAATTTCACCGTGTCGATCGAAGCCGCCGAAGGCGTCACGACCGGCATTTCCGCGGCCGACCGCGCCCGCACGATCCAGGTGGCCGTCGCCAAGGACGCGAAACCGGACGACCTGGTGCAACCGGGCCACATCTTCCCGCTGCGCGCCGTGAAGGGCGGTGTCCTGATGCGCGCCGGCCACACCGAAGCGGGCTGCGACCTGACCGCCATGGCCGGCCTGACCCCGGCCTCGGTGATCTGCGAGATCGTCAAGGACGACGGCACGATGGCGCGCCTGCCGGACCTGCTGGAATTCGGCAAGGAACATGGCCTGAAGATCGGCACGATCGCCGACCTGATCCATTACCGCAGCGCCAAGGAATGCATGGTCGAACGGGTGGCCGAGCGGGAATTGCGCACGGCCCACGGCGACTTCCGCATGATCGCCTTCCGCGACACGCCGAGCGGCTCGGCCCACCTGGCGCTGGTGCACGGCGACGTGACGCCCGAGGAGGAATCGCTGGTGCGCGTGCACCAGCCGGTATCCATCCTGGACCTGCTGGAAACGGAAGCCACCACGCACTCCTGGAACGTGTCGGCCTCGCTGAAGGCGATCAAGGCGGCGAAGCAGGGCGTGATGGTGCTGCTCAACTGCGGCGAGACGGCCGAGCAGCTGTTCGGCCAGCTGGCCGCGCTGGACAAGGATTCCAAGCCAGTGGGCCGCGCCGCCAGCATGGACCTGCGCACCTATGGCATCGGCGCGCAGATCCTGCGCGCCATCGGCGTGCGCCGCATGAAACTGCTCGCCAGCCCGCGCAAGATGCCGTCGATGACGGGCTTCGACCTCGAAGTGACCGGCTACCTGGCCAAACCCGAAGCGTAA
- a CDS encoding OsmC family protein, producing the protein MKTYGSAVWSGGIKDGKGAISSHSGALKEYPYGFASRFEGKPGTNPEELIGAAHAGCFTMALSLILGEAGLTAERMETKADVTLEKQDDGFAITAVHLTLQAKIPGADDAKFQELAAKAKAGCPVSKLLKADITLDATLL; encoded by the coding sequence ATGAAGACTTACGGTTCGGCTGTCTGGTCCGGCGGCATCAAGGATGGCAAGGGCGCCATCAGCAGCCACAGCGGCGCCCTGAAAGAATACCCCTATGGCTTCGCCAGCCGCTTCGAAGGCAAGCCCGGCACCAATCCGGAGGAGCTGATCGGCGCCGCCCATGCAGGCTGCTTCACGATGGCACTGTCGCTGATCCTGGGCGAAGCGGGCCTGACGGCCGAGCGCATGGAAACGAAGGCCGACGTCACGCTGGAGAAACAGGATGATGGCTTCGCGATCACCGCCGTGCACCTGACCTTGCAGGCGAAAATCCCCGGTGCCGACGACGCGAAATTCCAGGAACTGGCCGCCAAGGCGAAGGCCGGCTGCCCCGTGTCGAAACTGCTGAAGGCCGACATCACGCTGGACGCCACGCTGCTGTAA
- a CDS encoding type II toxin-antitoxin system VapC family toxin has product MYLLDTNVISEYRKGNRADRGVCRFFESTRNGVLFLPAQVIGEIQAGIFRLRRLDDGAAGQRADTYQLWLDGLVAEFKDHVLEFDVEAARVWGTMLSHEKKDPHTIDKQIAAMALVNDLTVVTRDKGDAFARIPGLRKLNPFG; this is encoded by the coding sequence ATGTATCTACTCGACACGAACGTCATCTCCGAATACCGCAAGGGCAATCGAGCCGATCGCGGCGTGTGCCGGTTCTTCGAGAGCACCAGGAACGGCGTGCTGTTCCTGCCGGCACAGGTGATCGGGGAGATCCAGGCAGGCATCTTCAGGTTGCGCCGGCTCGACGACGGGGCGGCGGGCCAGCGGGCGGATACCTACCAGCTCTGGCTCGACGGCCTGGTGGCCGAGTTCAAGGACCACGTGCTGGAATTCGACGTGGAAGCGGCGCGCGTGTGGGGCACGATGCTTTCCCATGAAAAGAAGGACCCGCACACGATCGACAAGCAGATCGCCGCGATGGCGCTGGTGAACGACCTGACGGTCGTCACGCGCGACAAGGGGGATGCGTTCGCACGCATCCCCGGCTTGCGCAAACTGAATCCCTTCGGTTAG
- the ribH gene encoding 6,7-dimethyl-8-ribityllumazine synthase — MTVGTYETNLNGEGLRIGIVQARFNEDVCHGLLSACLAELKHLGVADEDVLHVTVPGALEIPLVLQKMAESGQFDALVALGAVIRGETYHFELVSNESGAGITRIGLDYSIPIANAVLTTENDEQAEVRMAAKGADAARVAVEMANLAIALEELQQDAGDEE, encoded by the coding sequence ATGACCGTAGGAACCTACGAAACCAATCTGAACGGCGAAGGCCTGCGCATCGGCATCGTCCAGGCACGTTTCAATGAAGATGTGTGCCACGGCCTGCTGTCGGCTTGCCTGGCGGAGCTGAAGCACCTGGGCGTGGCGGACGAGGATGTGCTGCACGTGACCGTGCCGGGCGCGCTGGAAATTCCGCTGGTGCTGCAGAAGATGGCCGAATCCGGCCAGTTCGACGCGCTGGTGGCGCTCGGTGCCGTAATCCGCGGCGAGACGTACCACTTCGAGCTGGTGTCGAACGAATCGGGCGCCGGCATCACCCGCATCGGCCTGGACTACAGCATTCCCATCGCTAACGCCGTGCTGACGACCGAGAACGACGAACAGGCCGAAGTGCGCATGGCCGCCAAGGGCGCCGATGCGGCCCGCGTGGCCGTCGAGATGGCCAACCTGGCAATCGCGCTCGAAGAGCTGCAACAGGACGCCGGCGACGAAGAATAA
- a CDS encoding EAL domain-containing protein, with amino-acid sequence MATILIVDDRPTNRDYLLTLLGFTSHSVLEAADGAQALDLCHRHRPDLVITDILMPTMDGYEFVQHLRAIPELAHTPVIFFSATYSMPELRAMAAACDVRSVLPKPAEPQAILDAVNLELGLDVPSAELPGDATAPPGIAVFAPEAFFGTPALAQDTPGSAIERMAALHELSLRLNGERDAGAMARRFCLAASAILRADIVVLCLLDAHESAVQHVEAVGIDPALVQPALVERKTFPAAMMDRHHVLRHCRTDGDLPVLPGGHPEVESLLGLAVRDQFHLYGWLYAARRRGASCFDDTDEQFIRMLAAQLAVAYENMNLYEVVQRHAAQLQMEASARRSADAALRASEARYRAMTQSAPDAIIGSDQDGSILHFNRAAETMFGYKEQDMLGQPITQLIADRSLPEHRERVQRYRRSGERSYSARIVELTLKRKSGEEFTGELALSVVHVNGEAIFTSILRDITARRALEERLRLSAQVFDSTQDSITMTDAGANIIAVNPAFEQTTGYAEREVMGQNPRLLRSGRHDSAFYRAMWHSLETQGQWSGEIWNRRKNGQVYPERLRINAVRDQREQVVAYVSVSSDISALKEAHTQLDFVTNHDPLTLLPNRNLLNDRLELALTAAGPNGGGVALLLFDIDRLQRINDALGHATGDALLQEIARRVAPIVPPGDTLAHLGADEFALVLTRFQNVDDIIVIVRNLMDQVAQPVRLAGQDVYVTASVGISMYPRDGATPGALLTGADVALSHVKDNGRNNFHFYTGEMNAHALRWMSLEVHLRHAIERNELRLHYQPQVSLPDGRVSGVEALLRWQSGELGNVPPGDFIPLAEDSGLILEIGNWVIEEACRQNRAWQLAGLPPLTVAVNVSARQFAAGTVPAVVRRALQASGLAPRWLEVELTETVMMNDSEHTQMQLNELASLGVSVSLDDFGTGYSSLGYLSRFRLDKLKIDQTFVKNITSEPRSAAIARATTALAHGLNLVVVAEGVETEGQLAFLRDMGCDKIQGYLFSRPLPAEGLEALLRERRSLAPLAPVPPARRTLLLVDDEPGVLGALARVFRREGWQVLLAGSGAQALEMLAVNDVQVIISDQRMPHMSGSELLARTRELYPRTVRMIMSGYADHASIMDAVNRGAIYKFLSKPWDDDELREAVREAFDLVQPRRQPQPPGADRALYR; translated from the coding sequence ATGGCCACCATTCTGATTGTCGATGACCGCCCCACAAACCGGGATTACCTGCTGACACTGCTCGGTTTCACGTCGCACAGCGTGCTCGAAGCCGCCGACGGCGCGCAGGCCCTCGACCTGTGCCATCGCCATCGGCCGGACCTGGTGATCACCGACATCCTGATGCCGACGATGGACGGCTACGAGTTCGTGCAGCACTTGCGCGCCATTCCCGAGCTGGCACACACGCCGGTGATCTTCTTCTCCGCCACCTACTCCATGCCGGAGCTGCGTGCCATGGCCGCGGCTTGCGACGTGCGCAGCGTATTGCCCAAGCCCGCCGAACCGCAGGCGATCCTGGACGCCGTCAACCTGGAACTGGGCCTCGACGTACCAAGCGCCGAATTGCCCGGCGACGCCACCGCGCCACCCGGCATCGCCGTGTTCGCGCCGGAGGCCTTCTTCGGCACGCCGGCGCTGGCCCAGGACACGCCCGGCAGCGCCATCGAACGCATGGCGGCCCTGCACGAGCTGTCGTTGCGCCTGAACGGCGAGCGCGACGCGGGTGCGATGGCGCGCCGCTTCTGCCTTGCCGCCAGCGCGATCCTGCGGGCCGATATCGTCGTGCTCTGCCTGCTCGACGCGCACGAAAGCGCCGTGCAGCATGTGGAAGCGGTAGGCATCGACCCGGCCCTGGTGCAACCGGCTCTGGTGGAAAGGAAAACCTTCCCGGCCGCGATGATGGACCGCCACCACGTGCTGCGGCACTGCCGCACGGACGGTGACCTTCCCGTGCTGCCCGGCGGCCACCCGGAAGTGGAAAGCCTCCTCGGTCTGGCCGTGCGCGACCAGTTCCACCTGTATGGCTGGCTGTACGCCGCCAGGCGCCGCGGCGCGTCCTGCTTCGACGATACGGACGAACAGTTCATCCGCATGCTGGCGGCGCAGCTGGCCGTCGCCTACGAAAACATGAACCTGTATGAAGTGGTGCAGCGCCACGCGGCGCAGCTGCAGATGGAAGCCTCGGCACGCCGCAGCGCGGACGCGGCGCTGCGCGCCAGCGAGGCGCGCTACCGGGCGATGACGCAATCGGCGCCGGACGCGATCATCGGTTCCGACCAGGATGGCAGCATCCTGCATTTCAACCGCGCCGCCGAGACCATGTTCGGCTACAAGGAACAGGACATGCTGGGCCAGCCGATCACGCAGCTGATCGCCGACCGTTCGCTGCCGGAGCACCGCGAGCGAGTGCAGCGCTATCGCAGGAGCGGCGAACGCTCGTACAGCGCGCGCATCGTCGAACTCACGTTGAAGCGCAAGAGCGGCGAGGAGTTCACCGGCGAGCTGGCGCTGTCGGTGGTGCACGTGAACGGCGAGGCAATCTTCACGAGCATCCTGCGCGACATCACGGCGCGCCGCGCGCTCGAGGAACGCCTGCGCCTGTCGGCCCAGGTGTTCGACAGCACGCAGGACAGCATCACGATGACCGATGCCGGCGCCAACATCATCGCGGTCAACCCGGCATTCGAACAGACCACCGGCTATGCCGAGCGCGAGGTGATGGGCCAGAATCCCCGTCTGCTGCGCTCGGGCCGGCACGACAGCGCGTTCTACCGGGCCATGTGGCACAGCCTGGAAACCCAGGGCCAGTGGTCGGGCGAGATCTGGAACCGCCGCAAGAACGGCCAGGTGTACCCGGAGCGCCTGCGCATCAATGCGGTGCGCGACCAGCGCGAACAGGTGGTCGCCTATGTTTCCGTGTCGAGCGACATCAGTGCCCTGAAGGAGGCGCACACGCAGCTCGACTTCGTCACCAATCACGATCCGCTGACGCTGCTGCCCAACCGGAACCTGCTGAACGACCGCCTGGAACTGGCCTTGACGGCGGCCGGGCCCAATGGCGGCGGCGTAGCGCTGCTGCTGTTCGACATCGACCGCCTGCAACGCATCAACGACGCACTCGGCCACGCCACGGGCGATGCGCTGCTGCAGGAAATCGCCCGCCGCGTCGCGCCCATCGTGCCGCCGGGCGACACGCTGGCGCACCTGGGCGCCGACGAATTCGCGCTGGTGCTGACGCGCTTCCAGAACGTGGACGACATCATCGTCATCGTCCGCAACCTGATGGATCAGGTGGCGCAACCCGTGCGCCTGGCGGGCCAGGACGTGTATGTGACCGCCTCGGTCGGCATCAGCATGTATCCGCGCGACGGGGCCACGCCGGGCGCCCTGCTGACCGGCGCGGACGTGGCGCTGTCGCATGTGAAGGACAACGGCCGCAACAACTTCCACTTCTACACCGGCGAAATGAATGCGCACGCGCTGCGCTGGATGTCGCTGGAAGTGCACCTGCGCCACGCCATCGAACGCAACGAGCTGCGCCTGCACTACCAGCCGCAGGTTTCGCTGCCGGACGGCCGCGTGTCGGGCGTGGAGGCGCTGCTGCGCTGGCAGAGCGGTGAACTGGGCAACGTGCCGCCGGGCGACTTTATTCCGCTGGCCGAGGACAGTGGCCTGATCCTGGAGATCGGCAACTGGGTCATCGAGGAAGCATGCCGGCAGAACCGGGCCTGGCAGCTGGCCGGGCTGCCGCCGCTGACGGTGGCCGTCAACGTCTCGGCGCGCCAGTTCGCGGCCGGCACCGTGCCCGCCGTGGTGCGCAGGGCGCTGCAGGCTTCCGGCCTCGCGCCGCGCTGGCTCGAGGTGGAACTGACCGAGACGGTGATGATGAACGACAGCGAGCACACGCAGATGCAATTGAACGAACTGGCGTCCCTCGGCGTTTCCGTGTCGCTGGACGACTTCGGCACCGGCTACTCCTCGCTCGGCTACCTGTCGCGCTTCCGGCTCGACAAGCTGAAGATCGACCAGACCTTCGTGAAGAACATCACCAGCGAGCCGCGCAGCGCCGCCATCGCGCGGGCGACGACGGCGCTGGCCCACGGCCTGAACCTGGTGGTGGTGGCCGAGGGGGTCGAGACCGAGGGCCAGCTCGCCTTCCTGCGCGACATGGGGTGCGACAAGATCCAGGGCTACCTGTTCAGCCGCCCGCTGCCGGCCGAGGGCCTGGAGGCGCTGCTGCGCGAACGGCGCAGCCTGGCGCCGCTGGCCCCCGTGCCGCCGGCGCGCCGCACGCTGCTGCTGGTGGACGACGAGCCGGGCGTGCTGGGCGCGCTGGCGCGCGTCTTCCGGCGCGAGGGCTGGCAGGTTCTGCTGGCCGGCAGCGGCGCGCAAGCGCTGGAAATGCTGGCCGTGAACGACGTGCAGGTCATCATCTCCGACCAGCGCATGCCGCACATGAGCGGCAGCGAACTGCTGGCGCGCACCCGCGAACTGTACCCGCGCACGGTGCGCATGATCATGTCCGGCTATGCCGACCATGCCTCGATCATGGATGCCGTCAACCGCGGCGCCATCTATAAATTCCTCAGCAAGCCGTGGGACGACGACGAGCTGCGCGAAGCGGTGCGCGAAGCATTCGACCTGGTACAGCCGCGGCGCCAGCCGCAGCCGCCCGGCGCCGACCGTGCGCTCTACCGATAA
- a CDS encoding DNA-binding protein yields the protein MRQLLVRDLEEEVVDALKRSAAANGRSTEAEHREILRAHLVVRPNRRSFKEVLAEMPYFGDDDLFDVR from the coding sequence ATGCGTCAATTGCTGGTTCGCGACCTGGAAGAAGAAGTCGTCGATGCCCTGAAACGATCCGCCGCGGCCAATGGTCGCAGTACCGAGGCGGAACACCGCGAAATCCTGCGTGCCCATCTGGTGGTACGGCCCAACCGGCGCTCATTCAAGGAAGTGCTGGCGGAAATGCCGTACTTCGGTGACGACGACCTGTTCGACGTGCGCTGA
- the nusB gene encoding transcription antitermination factor NusB encodes MNDKPVHANPSKNRTPRHRAREFALQGLYQWLLNNEPAKTVVNNIRGAHGFDKADGDFFAALLYGTIEQSVELREAFAPLVDRGIGELSPIEHAVLLLGAFELKNHPEIPYRVVINEAVELTKSFGGIDGHKYVNGVLDKLAPKLRADEVTADKKR; translated from the coding sequence ATGAACGACAAACCCGTGCACGCCAACCCCAGCAAGAATCGCACCCCGCGCCACCGCGCACGCGAGTTCGCGCTGCAGGGCCTGTATCAATGGCTGCTGAACAATGAACCGGCGAAGACGGTGGTCAACAATATCCGCGGCGCCCACGGCTTCGACAAGGCCGACGGCGACTTCTTCGCGGCGCTGCTGTACGGCACGATCGAGCAATCGGTCGAGCTGCGCGAAGCGTTTGCCCCGCTGGTCGACCGCGGCATCGGCGAACTGTCGCCGATCGAGCACGCCGTGCTGCTGCTGGGCGCCTTCGAGCTGAAGAACCACCCGGAAATCCCGTACCGCGTCGTCATCAACGAAGCGGTCGAGCTGACCAAGTCCTTCGGCGGCATCGACGGCCACAAGTACGTCAACGGCGTGCTGGACAAGCTGGCCCCGAAATTGCGCGCCGACGAAGTGACGGCGGACAAGAAACGCTGA
- a CDS encoding SMP-30/gluconolactonase/LRE family protein, which produces MTPQNLWPLGAELGEGPVWIPEQNRLYFVNLVGNTLHALDANANADGTRHAWPLPDYVCWLIPRKDGDGYMAGLRDGIVRLWLDPQPRFEYLHKLPGADTGIRLNDAKADTAGRIWAGSMNARDVSRADGKLFRLDPDGSLHVALPEYHICNGPTFSLDGRTMYHNDSFLNRTYAYEVRADGSLGAPRLWRQFGEGEGSPDGMTVDSEDCVWIAQWGGARVCRYSPAGDLLATIPMPVTQPSSVAFGGPDLKTLYITSAWQGFGAAQRAADPQAGALFSVQTDVAGVPVARFG; this is translated from the coding sequence ATGACCCCGCAAAACCTGTGGCCGCTGGGAGCCGAACTGGGCGAAGGCCCGGTCTGGATTCCCGAACAGAACCGCCTGTATTTCGTCAACCTCGTCGGCAACACGCTGCACGCGCTCGATGCGAACGCCAATGCCGACGGCACGCGCCATGCCTGGCCGCTGCCCGACTATGTGTGCTGGCTGATCCCCCGCAAGGACGGCGACGGCTACATGGCGGGCCTGCGCGACGGCATCGTGCGCCTCTGGCTCGATCCACAGCCACGGTTCGAATACCTGCACAAGCTCCCCGGGGCGGACACGGGCATACGCCTGAACGATGCCAAGGCCGACACGGCCGGCCGTATCTGGGCTGGCTCCATGAATGCGCGCGACGTGAGCCGGGCGGACGGCAAGCTGTTCCGGCTCGACCCCGACGGCAGCCTGCACGTGGCGCTGCCCGAATACCACATCTGCAACGGCCCGACATTCAGCCTGGACGGGCGCACGATGTACCACAACGACAGCTTCCTCAACCGCACCTACGCATATGAGGTAAGGGCCGACGGCAGCCTGGGCGCGCCGCGGCTGTGGCGCCAGTTCGGCGAAGGCGAAGGCTCGCCGGACGGCATGACCGTCGACAGCGAGGATTGCGTGTGGATCGCCCAATGGGGCGGTGCCCGCGTGTGCCGCTACAGCCCGGCGGGCGACCTGCTGGCCACCATCCCGATGCCCGTCACGCAACCTTCGTCGGTGGCGTTCGGCGGGCCGGACCTGAAGACGCTCTACATCACGAGCGCCTGGCAGGGCTTCGGCGCCGCCCAGCGCGCAGCCGATCCGCAAGCGGGAGCCTTGTTCTCGGTGCAGACCGACGTCGCCGGCGTGCCGGTGGCGCGTTTCGGCTAA
- a CDS encoding lytic transglycosylase domain-containing protein, with amino-acid sequence MINRFNGLADAGRSLVCGPAARFGAQRITLRSVFTTAQHAFTIFGVTALVILGVLWARPDLAHALTKSLAPQEPAMPAPVATVTAPPLHELMEAPAVTAAADTAKLTPAEEKALLGTRKQQQWVTDWLSKRYRVANDAANMLVSTAYVTAREIKIDPLLILAVMAIESGLNPFAESPMGAQGLMQVMSKVHHDKFEDMGGVQAALNPVANIRVGSLILKDYVQRGGSVEAGLKYYVGAAAFETDDGYGSRVLAEYKRLKQVSVGKKVPTFTRPPAPAPAPATVTASTDAKPAAEAETAKPEPEQIAGL; translated from the coding sequence ATGATCAATCGTTTCAATGGCCTGGCTGATGCCGGCCGCTCGCTGGTCTGCGGACCGGCCGCGCGCTTCGGCGCGCAGCGCATCACCTTGCGCAGCGTCTTCACGACCGCGCAACACGCGTTCACGATCTTCGGCGTGACCGCCCTCGTCATCCTCGGCGTGCTGTGGGCCCGTCCGGACCTGGCCCACGCGCTGACGAAATCGCTGGCTCCACAAGAGCCGGCCATGCCCGCCCCGGTGGCCACCGTGACCGCGCCGCCGCTGCATGAGCTGATGGAGGCTCCGGCCGTCACCGCCGCGGCCGACACGGCCAAGCTCACGCCGGCCGAGGAAAAGGCGCTGCTCGGCACCCGCAAGCAGCAGCAATGGGTGACGGACTGGCTGTCCAAGCGCTACCGCGTGGCGAACGACGCGGCCAATATGCTGGTATCGACCGCCTATGTCACGGCGCGCGAGATCAAGATCGACCCGCTGCTGATCCTCGCGGTGATGGCGATCGAATCCGGCCTGAACCCGTTCGCGGAAAGCCCGATGGGCGCCCAGGGCCTGATGCAGGTCATGTCCAAGGTCCACCACGACAAGTTCGAGGACATGGGCGGCGTGCAGGCGGCCCTGAACCCTGTCGCCAACATCCGTGTCGGCTCGCTGATCCTGAAGGATTACGTGCAGCGCGGCGGTTCCGTGGAAGCCGGCCTGAAATACTACGTGGGCGCCGCCGCCTTCGAGACGGACGACGGCTATGGCTCCCGCGTGCTCGCCGAATACAAGCGCCTGAAGCAGGTATCGGTCGGCAAGAAAGTGCCGACGTTCACCCGCCCTCCGGCCCCCGCCCCTGCTCCGGCCACCGTGACCGCCAGCACGGACGCGAAGCCGGCGGCCGAAGCCGAGACGGCCAAGCCGGAACCTGAGCAGATCGCCGGCCTGTAA